The Acidimicrobiia bacterium genomic sequence GAGCGTCGCCGCGACCGGCGACGACTCCAGACCGACTGTGGAAACAGTGTTGAAGTCCACGGTGTAGGGCATCGAGCTCCCCCTTCTGTCTTCCTTGTCTCAAGACCCGTCAGTTGCCAGATCGAGCTGTCCGCCGCTACTTGAGAAGTTGCTCGACGAGAATGCGGCGTAGCCACTGCTCGTAGCGCTCTCCGCTCCAGCTTCGATCGAAGACCAGGAGGCAGTACACCTCCGGAGACGCAAACGTGTAGATGAGGTCTGCGGCGTCACGCTCTCGAAGGTCCGGTTGTAGGGCGTTGGAGCGAGCGAGTGACCGGGCAATGCGTCGCTGACCTTCTTGACGTTGGCGGGCGATCTCCGCGAGCAGCGAGGCTGCGTCTTCGTCGGCCCTCGCCGCTTCGGCCAGCGTCCGGTGCACTGATGCCACGCGATCCATGACGTCCCGGACGAGTGCTGCGAACTCCGCGAGCTGGTGCTTCGGTTCTTGATCGGAGAGCAGTGCGCGAACGTGCGGGCGGTCCAACATCGCGACCGCTTCGTCGTCTCCGACTACGGACACGTCGAGCACCGCCTTGAGGATGCCGATCTTGGATGAGAACAGGCGGTACACGGTCGCCTGGGGAGTGTCCGAGCGCTCGCTGATCGCCTCGATGGTCGTCGCCGAGTATCCGCGCTCCAGGAAGAGGCTGCGGGCGGCCTCGACGACGGCAGCCCGAGTGCGGCGGGTGCGGGCCTGACGATCTGGCGCTGGGGCCAAGCGCCGGGTCTCGACATCGTGGGTCACGGATGTGAGAGTAGCACTCTCAAAATAAGAGATCTACTCTCGTTTGACTCGCCTCGGAGCTCCACCCCGCGATCCACGACCAAGGAGCAGCGATGGCTCCAGCGCATTCGTCATCCTCGAGGTGCCCGATCCTTCGGCCCCCCTGCGCGAGAAGGCGAAAACCTCTCAGGTTGTCGGGTTTGCTCACGCTGGATGAGCGCGGCGAGTTCCGCCTCGGTTGGATGGTTGTGCGGATGGTGTTTCTTGCACAACGCGTGCGTATGCCCGTCCGGGTCGACCCACGCCTTCCAGCGGAGTCGGTGGCACGAACTCCGGCTCGTTGGTGACAGGAGCGCCGTTGACACCCGCTCGGAAGGAGCCCACGCTAACCACGTGAGGCGCATGTGCCTCGTGACCGCCGTCCTGGCCGCCGTGTGGGCCCTGGCGGGCTGCGACTGGGTCGCGTTCGGGTTCAACGTTGAGAACGTCACGTACAACCCGTCGGAGCCCCGACTAACTACGTCGACAGTAGGACACCTGTCGGTGGCGTGGTCGGCGCCATGCGTGTGCGGGACTTTCGAACCTGCGAACCGGCCGCTGGTCGCGGGCGGGCTGGTCTACGCCTTGAATGGTTACACGACGGCGCCGTATTCGCTGTCGTTGCGTGCACTCGACGCGTCGAGCGGCCAGTTGCGGTGGTCGACGCCGCTGGGTACGAGCGACTTCGGGGACTATCTGGCGGGAGTAGCGAACGGGCTGGTGTACGTGGCGGTGCCGACGGGCGCGGCTCGGGTCGTGGCCGTCGACGCAACCAGCGGAAAGTTGCGCTGGCAGATGACGCCCCCCGCGCCCGGGAGTGGCGCGGTCTCGCTGAGTGTGCCTGTCGTCGATGGTCCGCTCGCCTTCGTCGCGGCGTCGGCGAATGGCGGCAGCGAGATCTCGGCGATCGACGCCGGCGGCGGTGTGGCCTGGTCCGCCACACCAGGTGGAGACGTCGTGAGTGAGAGCCTGACCGCCGATCCCGGTCGCACCCTCTATGTCGTGTCCCGATTGCGGTTCACCGCACCTCCCGGCGGCAGCATCACGCTGTTAACCGGCTACGCCGAGCGCGACGGCACCGTGCAGTCGTCGGTGTCCGTCCAAGTGGACAACGTCACCGACGTTGTGTTCGCGGGGTTCTCCAATGGGCTCGTGTACGGCGCGCAGTCGCCGACCCATGGCCTCGACGGCGTCGCCTTCGCGGTCCATCCCGATACTGGGGCCCTGGCTTGGTCGACCGGCCGACCATCCGGGACGGGTGACTACGTGGTCGAGAGTGCCATCACCCCTACCGTGGTCCTCATCAACCATCCGTACGGGGTCACTGCACGCGACCCGACCTCTGGGGCGGTGCGCTGGCAGGTGACGGACTCCACGGCCGAAGCCGTCGCCGGCGACCTCGTGATCTTCTGGCAGGGCAACATCCGCCGCCTCAGCGACGGAACGCTCGTCGCCACCGCACCCGGCATCGGCGAGCAGCCGGTAGAGCGCACTCCCGCCGCCGGTCACATCTACACATCGACGAGTAGCCATGTATACGCGCTCGCACCATGAGCCCGAAGAACGGATCGGACTGACAGCGATGCACTACTGACAGCGATGCACTGTAGGACGCCTCCCAAACCCACCATGTCCAGCAGAACCGGAGTCGCGCACTGGTTTTCGGACCCGGTGGAACAATCCGGTGAACTCGAGCACCACGAAGGCCCCCGAGCGTTCAGCTCGGGGCCTTGCTGTCGTCACCGGTGCCGCGCGTGATGAGCGAGCGTGTGACACCGGTGTCTGCATTCGAGGAACGCGGGCGCCTCGAGCTGGTCGCGATCCTGGGCGGCTGCCTGCAGTGGTGCTTGCGGGCACCGGCCTGGACGCTGGTGCCCGCCGACCGACCGTGCCAGGGTGGGTCGTGGACGAGATCGTGGCCGCGCTGGCGGCGCAGCAGGACGAGCTGGACGGGATACTCCGCCACGCCACCGATGCCGACTGGGACGCCCCGACGCCGTGTCCAGGATGGACGGTCTCCGACGTCGTGCTGCACCTGGCGCAGACCGACGAGCTGGCGCTGGCGAGCGCAGAGGGCCGCATCGCCGAGGCCGCAGCCAGCTGGACCGGCGCAGACGGGGCCGGCACCGTCGATGACCGCGCCGGGGCGCTCGTAGCCCAGGAGCGCGGCGCCCCACCTCAGCAGGTCCTGGAGCGCTGGCGGGCGGGCGCCTCCGCCGTGCGCCACGCCTTCGAGACCGTCGACCCGAGCGCACGACTGACGTGGGTCGCGGGCCGGCTCGCGGCACGAACGCTCGCGACGACGCGCCTGTGCGAGACGTGGATCCACACCGGCGACGTCGCGGAGGCGCTCGGGGTGGCGCGGGCTCCCGGCCCGCAGCTGGAGCAGATCGCGCGGCTGGCCTGGCGAACGCTGCCGTACGCCTTTGCCCGGGACGGGAAGAAGCTCGCGGGGCCAGTCGCCGTCGAGCTCACCGCGCCGGACGGTGGGAGGTGGGTGTTCGGCGACCCCAGCACCGCGACGACGACCGTCCGCGGCGCTGCGACGGAGTTCTGCGAGGTCGCGGCACGGCGCCGCGACTCCGCCGCCAGCGGTCTGACCGCGACGGGACCCGACGCGCAGAACGTGCTTGGCCTCGTCCGCACCTACGCCTGAGGGGGGTGCGCGCCACGTACCGCGTCCTGCCCTCCTGATCGAGGGGTTCGGCGGTCAGGGTCGCGATCGCGTGCTGGCGGCCCGGGGCGCCGTCACGCGCCGCCTGGGGCGCAGGCGTCCGCGTCTGGCGGTCACCCGAGGACGAGCGAGACGGTCTGCCCGCGTGACGCGCGCCGGTCTCGATCAATGCAAATGGCGCTGCCAGTCTGACGGCACACGATCCCGTGGACCTGGTACGGGCTGATCGAGAGGATGCTGTGCGGGTGCCCTGAGCGCAGGTCCGTCAAAGGCCTCCGAGGTGAGGTAGTTCCAGAACCAGTCTTCACCGGGCTCGAAGCTCTGGACGACCGGATGGCCGGCGCTGGCGGCGTGCTGGCTGGCGTGCTGTGACGGCGAGGAGTCACAGCAGCCGATGTGGCCGCATTGGGCGCAGCGGCGCAGATGGAGCCACCACCCGTCCGTGGCGAGGCACTCGACGCAACCCGTCCCGCTCGGCGGCACGAGCGGATCGATCTCGGCGCTGTTCGTCATGGGCTGCTCCGATGCTCGGTTTCGTTTGGCTCGTCGGCTGGTGCTGGTCGACCTATCTGATCACGCCGTCGCCCGTGGGCGGCTCGACCAGACTCCCCGATGGGCCCAGGCCGCCCACCCTCGCGGCCGGTGTCGCCGGTCAGGTCAGGTGGAGCAACGAGCCGGTGACCGCGAAGCGCAGGCCGTGATCGATGGACGCGAAGGTGGCGAACAACGCGAGGGCTGCGCCGAGAAACGTGACGTTCCTGAGGAAGCTCTGCTGTTGGCTCTGGCGCTGGGCTGGGTCCTCGACCTTCCAGAAGTTGTGGAGGAACCATGCTGCTGGGATCACGAACGCGGCGATCATCAAAGCCCCGAGATCGGCCCAGATCCCGGCCGCGACGGAGAGGGCAGCCGCCGCGAGCCAGGCGCCGGAGGGCCACCCGGCGACCACCGGGACGGGAACGCCGCTCTGCTTGGCGTAGCCGGTCATCATTTGGTGGTTCTTGAAGTGACCGTACGCAGAGTTGGCGAAGAACACGGCGAACAGCACGCGGCCCGCCAGCAGGATCACTCCCGCGGATGTGCTCATGATCGAGTCGGGCCTCTCACGCGAACTTCCGCGGCGCGAGCTGGTCGGCAGGGACGACGCCGAGCCTGCCGGCCTGGAAGTCGTCGATCGCCTCGACAATCTGCTCGCGGGTGTTCATCACAAATGGCCCGTAGTGGGCGATCGGCTCGCGGATCGGCAGGCCGCCGAGCAGGAGGACGTCGAGGGGCTCGGCCTGCCGGTCGGGGGCCGCGACGACGACCTGGTCGCCCGGGCCGAACACGACGAGCTGGCCGTCCTGCACCGGTCGTCCCTCGGCTCCGGCGGTGCCCCGCCCGGTCAGGACGTAGGCCATGGCGCTGAACGCGGGATTCCATGGGACCGAGAGCTGGGCGCCGGGGGCGAGCGTCGCGTGCGCGTACGTGATGGGGGTGTGGGTGACGCCGGGTCCGGTGAACCCGGCGATGTCGCCGGCGATCAGGCGGATCAGCGCACCGCCGTCGTCGGAGGTGAGGAGGAGCAGGTCGTCCCGGGTGATCGCCTGGTAGCGCGGCGGCGTCATCTTGAGCGCCGAGGGGAGGTTGACCCACAGCTGCACGGCGTGCGATGGGCCGCCGGCGCGGTACATCCGCTCCGTCGGCAGCTCGTCGTGCAGGATGCCCCCGCCGGCGGTCATCCACTGCGTGTCGCCCTCGCCGATCACGCCGCCGCCGCCGTTGGTGTCGTGGTGGGCGATCTCGCCGTCGAGGATGTAGCTCACGGTCTCGAAGCCGCGATGGGGGTGCCACGGGGCCCCGGCCGCCTCCCCGGGCCCGTTGACCTGCGGTCCCACGTGGTCGAGCAGCAGGAACGGGTCCGCCTCGGCCATCGAGAGCTCGCCCGGGAAGGGTCGGCGGACGCTGAACCCGGCGCCCTCGAGCTGGCGGTGCGCGGTCAGGACCTTCGCGACCGGTCGCGCCCGCGAGGTGGCGGGGTCGGGTCGGGGGATCCGGGGAAGGACGAGCGTGTCGTCCACGGTGATGGCCGGCATGGGGCTCCGCTCCTGCTCACCGGGCAACTTTGGTGACGCATCCACAATAGCCGCTCATTGATGACGCGTCAATAAAAATCCTAGGATGGGGGGGTGGCGAGACCCCGGCGGCTGGACGAGCACCAGCGCCTCCTCTGGAAGTCCTACCGCGACCTACACCAGGAGCTCTCCAGCGCGCTGGAGGCCCAGCTGCTTCGAGACGCCGGCCTGTCGGGGTCCGAGTACGCGGTCCTCGTCGAGCTGTCCCACACCCCCGACGGCGTGCTGCGGGCTCGTGAGCTCGGCGCGGAGCTCGGCTGGGATCGCAGTCGCCTCTCGCATCTCGTGCGAAGGATGGAGAGGCGTGGCCTCGTCGCCCGCGAGGACTGCTCGGAGGACGCCCGGGGCTCGATGGTGCGCCTGACCGACGCCGGGCGGGCCGCCGTCGACGGCGTCGCTCCCGAGCATTCGGAGGCCATCCGGCGCTACTTCTTCAATCCGCTGTCGGGTGAGGAGCTCGAGACGCTCACGGCCGTGTTCGCCCGTCTGCGGCAGCAGCTCGCGTCCGACCGGGCGTGACAGCACCGTGAGCGCCGGCCCTGGCAGCGCGGTCGGCAGCGTGCGAGCCGACTTGGTTCACGTCGCTCGGTCCGCAGTGGTCCGCGGAACCGCACACCTGGGCGAAGGGTCCCTGCTCGCCGAAGGAGCCGTCATCCGCTCCGGCGGCAGCGGCGTCGCCGTCGGGACCGGGTCGGCCGTGCTCGAGAACTCGGTGGTCGTGGGCTCCACCACGATCCCGACGACCATCGGGCGTCGGACCGTGTTCGGCCACCGCTGCCTCGTGATCGGTGCCACCGTGGGCGACCTCTGTGAGGTCGGGAACGCCTCGATCCTCATGCCCGGGGCCCGGCTCGGGGATCGGGTGTTCCTCGGCGAGGGCACGGTGGTTCCGGCCGGGGCGACGGTGCCAAGCGATGTCGTCGCCGTCGGCCGACCGGCGCGCGTCGTGCGATCGGCGTCGGCGGACGATGTCCGTCGCCTCACCGCGCTGCGCGACGGCGACCTCTCCCTCCCACTCCAGACGGCGATCGTCGTCGAACCGACCGAGGAGCGAGCCGTGATGGGCCAGCTGTACGAGTACCGAGGCATCCTGCCGAGTGTGGCGGCGTCGGCGGTGCTGTTTCCGACCACGGAGATCACGGGCGACGTCGTCGTCGGGGAGCGCACGATCATTGGCGCCGGCGTGAAGATCATCGGCGACTCTCACGGGCCCGTGCGGATCGGCGACGACGTCCAGATCCTCGAGAACACCGTCTTGCACCTGCTCCCGGACAACGACCTCGTCATCGAGGACGGCGTGGTCGTAGGGCCCGGCGCCATGGTCCACGGGTGTCGCATCGGCACGGGCTCCGTCATCGAGCCAGGAGCGATCGTCTGTGACGGCAGCGTGCTCGGCGCCGGCTGTGTCGTGCGCGCGGGCGCGGTGGTGAAGCAGCGCTCGCGCTTCGGGCCCAGCACCGACATCGACGGCCTCCCAGCCGTCGACGTCGGTCACCTCTCGGAGCGGCCCGAGCTCCCGACGTGGGCGCTGCGACGCGACGAGCTTCCGGTTCCGGCGCCGAGCGGACCTGTCGGGTGACGGCGACGCGCATCGCTCGCGGCGACGACCGACGAGCTCGAGCGGCCAGGACGGCGAGGGCCTCCTCGTCGGTCCTTCACCGGGTTGGGGTTCGCTGGTGGGCCGCTCGGCGCCACCCCGCTCAGATCGTGTTGTGGACCGGGTAGATCTTCGGCTCGCCCTGGAGCCCTACGCGCTCGAGGATCGGCCCGAGCACCTCA encodes the following:
- a CDS encoding DapH/DapD/GlmU-related protein, which codes for MVRGTAHLGEGSLLAEGAVIRSGGSGVAVGTGSAVLENSVVVGSTTIPTTIGRRTVFGHRCLVIGATVGDLCEVGNASILMPGARLGDRVFLGEGTVVPAGATVPSDVVAVGRPARVVRSASADDVRRLTALRDGDLSLPLQTAIVVEPTEERAVMGQLYEYRGILPSVAASAVLFPTTEITGDVVVGERTIIGAGVKIIGDSHGPVRIGDDVQILENTVLHLLPDNDLVIEDGVVVGPGAMVHGCRIGTGSVIEPGAIVCDGSVLGAGCVVRAGAVVKQRSRFGPSTDIDGLPAVDVGHLSERPELPTWALRRDELPVPAPSGPVG
- a CDS encoding UBP-type zinc finger domain-containing protein; amino-acid sequence: MTNSAEIDPLVPPSGTGCVECLATDGWWLHLRRCAQCGHIGCCDSSPSQHASQHAASAGHPVVQSFEPGEDWFWNYLTSEAFDGPALRAPAQHPLDQPVPGPRDRVPSDWQRHLH
- a CDS encoding DoxX family membrane protein; protein product: MILLAGRVLFAVFFANSAYGHFKNHQMMTGYAKQSGVPVPVVAGWPSGAWLAAAALSVAAGIWADLGALMIAAFVIPAAWFLHNFWKVEDPAQRQSQQQSFLRNVTFLGAALALFATFASIDHGLRFAVTGSLLHLT
- a CDS encoding PQQ-binding-like beta-propeller repeat protein, whose amino-acid sequence is MAWSAPCVCGTFEPANRPLVAGGLVYALNGYTTAPYSLSLRALDASSGQLRWSTPLGTSDFGDYLAGVANGLVYVAVPTGAARVVAVDATSGKLRWQMTPPAPGSGAVSLSVPVVDGPLAFVAASANGGSEISAIDAGGGVAWSATPGGDVVSESLTADPGRTLYVVSRLRFTAPPGGSITLLTGYAERDGTVQSSVSVQVDNVTDVVFAGFSNGLVYGAQSPTHGLDGVAFAVHPDTGALAWSTGRPSGTGDYVVESAITPTVVLINHPYGVTARDPTSGAVRWQVTDSTAEAVAGDLVIFWQGNIRRLSDGTLVATAPGIGEQPVERTPAAGHIYTSTSSHVYALAP
- a CDS encoding maleylpyruvate isomerase family mycothiol-dependent enzyme — translated: MDEIVAALAAQQDELDGILRHATDADWDAPTPCPGWTVSDVVLHLAQTDELALASAEGRIAEAAASWTGADGAGTVDDRAGALVAQERGAPPQQVLERWRAGASAVRHAFETVDPSARLTWVAGRLAARTLATTRLCETWIHTGDVAEALGVARAPGPQLEQIARLAWRTLPYAFARDGKKLAGPVAVELTAPDGGRWVFGDPSTATTTVRGAATEFCEVAARRRDSAASGLTATGPDAQNVLGLVRTYA
- a CDS encoding MarR family winged helix-turn-helix transcriptional regulator — encoded protein: MARPRRLDEHQRLLWKSYRDLHQELSSALEAQLLRDAGLSGSEYAVLVELSHTPDGVLRARELGAELGWDRSRLSHLVRRMERRGLVAREDCSEDARGSMVRLTDAGRAAVDGVAPEHSEAIRRYFFNPLSGEELETLTAVFARLRQQLASDRA
- a CDS encoding pirin family protein; the encoded protein is MPAITVDDTLVLPRIPRPDPATSRARPVAKVLTAHRQLEGAGFSVRRPFPGELSMAEADPFLLLDHVGPQVNGPGEAAGAPWHPHRGFETVSYILDGEIAHHDTNGGGGVIGEGDTQWMTAGGGILHDELPTERMYRAGGPSHAVQLWVNLPSALKMTPPRYQAITRDDLLLLTSDDGGALIRLIAGDIAGFTGPGVTHTPITYAHATLAPGAQLSVPWNPAFSAMAYVLTGRGTAGAEGRPVQDGQLVVFGPGDQVVVAAPDRQAEPLDVLLLGGLPIREPIAHYGPFVMNTREQIVEAIDDFQAGRLGVVPADQLAPRKFA
- a CDS encoding helix-turn-helix domain-containing protein, which gives rise to MTHDVETRRLAPAPDRQARTRRTRAAVVEAARSLFLERGYSATTIEAISERSDTPQATVYRLFSSKIGILKAVLDVSVVGDDEAVAMLDRPHVRALLSDQEPKHQLAEFAALVRDVMDRVASVHRTLAEAARADEDAASLLAEIARQRQEGQRRIARSLARSNALQPDLRERDAADLIYTFASPEVYCLLVFDRSWSGERYEQWLRRILVEQLLK